GCTGGCTATCGTCCATGGCGATACTACCGTTGTGAGGGCGACAGAGCCTGTCCGCGTTGTACCGTCCATGATCCAGACACTGTTCTGGCCGGTGGTTGGGTTTCTCCAGAGGATATCAAGCTTTCCGTCACCATTAAAGTCAGAGACGCTGGCTATCGTCCATGGCGATACTACCGTTGTGAGGGCGACAGAGCCTGTCCGCGTTGTACCGTCCATGATCCAGACACTGTTCTGGCCGGTGGTTGGGTTTCTCCAGAGGATATCCGGCTTTCCGTCACCGTTGAAGTCAGAGATGCTGGCTATCGCCCATGGTGGTGCTACCGTTGTGAGGGCGGCCGAGGCAAGACGGCTTCCATCGGTATCCATAAACCAGATGGAGTTTTGCCCTGTTGTGGGATTCCTCCACAAAATATCAGCCTTGCCATCACCAATATACGGTGTGACATCAACAAGCTGACTCACCGCGGTATCCAGCTTGATCCTGGGCTTGGTAACATTATTTCTGGTGTCCCTGATGCTGACTCCTGTGCCGATCAGGGTATTCAGTACCTCATCCACCGTTGCCGTCGGCTTCTTGGATTTCATGACCGCCCAGGCACCGGCGACATGGGGAGTGGCCATGGAGGTGCCGCTTTTGTAAGCGTACGTGTTGCCGGGGACCGCGGCGTAGATGGATGAGCCGGGTGCCAGCAGCTTGATCAGGGAGGAGCTGTTGGAGTAGCTGGCAACGGTATTCTGTTTGCTGGTTGAGCCGACGGCGATTGCGGTGGATACGCAGGCAGGCGAGCTGATGCCGGTGGTGAAACCGTCGTTTCCTGATGCGATGACGGTGGCGATGCCGACGGAGCGCAGGTTGTCAACGGCAGCCTTGAAGGCTGCATTGCCGGCATCGCAGCTGGAAGCGTAGGGACCGCCGCCACCTAGACTCATGTTGACCGAGGCGATATTGTAATCGCTACGCAGTGCGTAAACCCGCTCAAGGGCCGCGATCTGGTCTGACGACCAGCTGAGAGCCCTACCGCTATGGTTTGAAAAGACCTGGATGGCTATGATTTTGGCGTCTTTCGCCACGCCGGTGGTCCCTGCCGCTATGGCCGCCACATGGGTGCCGTGATCGCAACCGGTTATGGCGGTGTTGCAGTTAATGCCGGCACCGCTGCCGGTCTGGGAGTTCTGGCCATTAGGGCAGACGGAGGTCGACTGGCCGCTCATGGCCGTGGAATAACAGGCTTCGCTGACGATTTTTCCACTAAAGACCGGATGCCCGGTGGCAACACCGGTGTCAAGAATGGCGACAGTCTGTCCGCTGCCGCTCTGGCCGGAAAAACTGCCGCCCGAACCGCCGATGAGTGGGACGCTCTCCGTCAGCATTGGGGGTACGGCGATGTCTTCCTGAATATGGGTGACCTCGGGAGAGGCTAGCAGGGCCTGGAAGTCGGCCGTGTCGACCTCCAAGGCCATATAAGGGATGGAGCTGAACTTCTTTGACTTTGCTTTGTTCTTGAAGGATACCCGATCCAGAATCCTGTCCTGAATCCGCTGGATAGAGGCACGCTGTGCGGCAATCGCGTTCTGGTTTGCTGCCGGATTCTTTTTGTAGCCCCCCCCCAGGGTCCCTTCAGCCATGAAACCGTCAGGCAGTTCCGGTGGGGCGTTGAAGCCGACGATCACTCGTACCGCTCCCGTAGTCTGGGCAATGCCATAGAGTTTTTCGGCGACCTGGGGTGGTACCGGCAGCCCATCAGGAGTCGCGTTCAAGGAAACTGCTGCGTCTTCCGTCGAAATGGCCATGGAAGAATCGGCGGTATCGCTGCTTTTCTGGGTAAATGCGGATTCCGCTGCCGAACCGTTCGGGAGCAGTGCCTGCTGTTGGGTGTCGCCGCAGGCGGTCATAACAGCAAGAAGAGAAAGAAGCGCCATCGCTTTTCGTATGTTATAGCTCATGCAGCCATCTCCCGAACGGGGCTTGAGGGTGTGGATATAGTAATCGGCAGTTCTAGCAGTAATCTGAATGCTGATGATCAGATAATTGAAATGAAATCAGTTGGCTTCACCCTTTCTGGGCAACCTCGCCGGCAACCTTCCGGCCGAGCTCAACGCACTGCTCCAGTATATCCGCCGTGGGGGTAAAGGTGGTGCGTACCGGCTCGGCCACCAGTTTGAAACCGAGCCCCTTGAGCCGCTCTTCCGCCATCTTGCAGGCTTCGCCGCTCCAGCCGTAGCTGCCAAATACGGCGGCCATGGTGGTTTTGAGCTTGACGGACGTCAGGGCCGACAGGACATTCCACATGGGGGCAGGGATGTCGCGGGCAATGGTGGGAATACCGAATATCAACGCATCGGCCTCTTCCAGCAGCGTGCGCAGTTCGTTGGTGTCCATCCCCACGATGTGGTGGCAGGCCACTTCGATGCCGTCACTAGCAGCCCCCTCGACCACTGCCTTGGCCATCTTTTCAGTGTTGCCGTGGGGAGAAATGTAGAGAAGCACAATTTTTTTGCAGAACGAGGTGGGTTTACTCCATGCTTCAAACTGCTGGATCACTTTCCAGGGGTCGGTGCGGATGATCGGCCCATGGCTGGGTAAAATCATATCGATGACGTCATGCCGGATTTTTTCCACGGCAGCCAGCACCTTGTCCTTGAAAGGCCGGAAAATGCAATCGAAATAGAAGTGACGGGCCGCGGTAAAGTCGTCGGTTTCGTCGTTGAAGATATGCGCGGTGTCGCAGTAGTGGGCCCCGAAGGCGTCGCAGGTGAAGAGCAGGTTTTCTTCTTCGAGTCGGGTGAAGATCGTGTCGGGCCAGTGCAGGAAGGGAGCCATGATGAAGCGCAGGGTGCGGCCGCCCAGATCAAGCGTGTCCCCCTCCTTGACCACCCGGGAGGCGAAGGGGCGATGGATCATGTTGCCAACGAAGTTCTTGGCGGCCTGGCTGGATACCACCGTGGCGTTGGGGCACTGCTCCAGCAGGTAGGCAAGAGAGCCGGAGTGGTCCGGTTCGGCATGGTTGACGATAATGTAGTCAATGGTTGCGGGATCGATCAGAGCTCTGATCTTGTCCATGAACAGGTCGGTGAACTTGCCTTTGACGGTGTCGATCAGTGCGGTCTTCTCACTCCCCTGAATGAGGTAGCTGTTATAGGTGGTGCCGTGCTCGGTCGGGAAGAGATCGTCGAAGACCCGCAGTTCGGGATGCAGTACACCGACCCAGTGGATGCCTTCGCGTATCTGAACAGTGCCTTTCATAGTGTTTTTCTCCTTTTTCGTCGTTACTACGCTGTCATGAGTGCAATTTGGAAACTATAGCAAAGGCAGTCACCTCCGACAAGACAAATGCCCTCTTCTTTGGGGGATATGCAGTCCGGCTCCCCTGCCGCGACCGTCTCCCGTTGCGAGAGTTGCCGATTGAGCCACCCTTTGCTATTGTCCGAAAAGTTTGGACAAGGAAGTCACCCTGAAGGAGTTGTACGTGCGTCAAAAGACGGTGTTCAGTTGCAGCCAGTGTGGTTGCCAGAGCCCGAAGTGGTTGGGCAAGTGCCCGGACTGCGGGGCCTGGAACAGTATGACGGAAGAACGGCTGACCGCCGTGCCGGCTCAGGCCGGCCGGACAGCCGGCGAGCGTGCGGCGCCGGTGCCGATCGACGAGGTGCCGCCCCAGGCCGAGGTTCGCCTGCCCTGCGGAATCGGAGAGCTGGACCGGGTGCTGGGAGGCGGGCTGGTTCCCGGCTCCCTGGTGCTGATCGGCGGCGATCCCGGCATCGGCAAATCAACGCTGTTGCTGCAGGCCATGCACCATCTGGCCGTCGCCGGCGATGTTCTCTACGTGTCCGGCGAAGAGTCGGCGGCCCAGACCCGGCTGCGGGGAGAACGCTTGGGGCTTTCCGGCAGGCCGCTTTTGGTGCTGGCGGAAAACGGGCTTGAGGAGATTGTTTCCCGGATCGAACAGGTGAAGCCGCGGGCGGTGGTGATTGATTCGATCCAGACGGTCTGGACCCGCACGCTGGAGTCTGCGCCCGGCAGTGTCAGCCAGGTGCGGGAATCGGCCGGCCGGCTGATGGTCCTGGCCAAGGGAAGCGGCATTCCGATTTTTATCGTGGGGCATGTCACCAAGGATGGTGCCATTGCCGGCCCCCGGGTGCTGGAGCATATGGTGGATACGGTGCTCTACTTCGAAGGGGACCGGGGGCATCCCTACCGTATCCTGCGGGCGGTGAAGAACCGCTTCGGCTCCACCAACGAGATCGGTGTCTTTGAAATGAGAGCAGGGGGGCTGGACGAGGTGACCAACCCCTCGGAGCTGTTCCTGTCCGAGCGGCCGCTGGATGCCCCCGGTTCGGTGGTGACCGCCTCCCTCGAGGGGAGCCGCCCGCTGCTGGTGGAAATTCAGGCGTTGGTGACCCCCAGCTCCTACGGGACGCCGCGGCGTACCACCATCGGTGTGGACAGTAATCGGCTGGCGCTGCTGGTGGCGGTGCTGGAGAAGAAGGCGGGGCTGCATCTGGGGGGGCAGGATATTTTCCTGAATGTCGCCGGCGGCGCCCGGCTTGGCGAGCCGGCCGCCGACTTGGCCATCATGCTGGCGGTGGCGTCCAGTCACCTCGATCGTCCTCTTCCCCAGCAGATGGTGGTGTTCGGTGAGGTGGGGCTGGCTGGTGAGATACGGGCCATTACCCAGCCGGAGCTCCGGATTGCGGAGGCAGCCAAGCTGGGGTTCAGGGATTGTCTTCTGCCCGGCGGCAACGTGAGGCGTCTGGATGCCTGCCGCCTGCAGGTGCAGGGAGTTGCAACGGTACAGGAGGCGCTACGCTTCCTTGACTAGCCACTTTTTGCTGGACTTGTAGGGCTCATCTCACTAATATCAGCAAATTATCAGGCATGCCGCTGATACTCCAGCCGATCCGAGGAGACTCATGGACGCAGAAAAACTGGAACAATTCCGGCTGTTGCTGCTGGATGAGATGAAGGCGCTGCTTTCCGAAGCGGACAAGACCGTCCACGAAATGGCTGATGACGCTGCCCATTTTCCCGATCCCACCGACCGCGCCACCCAGGAGTCAGACCGCACCTTTGAGCTGCGCATACGGGACCGGGAGCGCAAGTTGCTGGGTAAGATCAAGGAAGCCCTGGGTCGGATCGAGGATGGCACCTATGGTATCTGCGAGGATTGCGGCGCCGAGATCAGTGAGGCGCGTTTGAAGGCCCGGCCGGTGACGACCCAGTGCATCGACTGCAAGATCGAGGAAGAACAGAAAGAAAAGCGCCCCTGACCTATTCGTGCCGTGCAACAGTTCGTGGCTGAACCCCGGGACTGGCTCATGACCGATGCTGCCGAATCCATAGCCCCCCTCACTGCTCCCCTGCCGCGGACGCGCGACCTGACCACTTCGTTTCTCTTCAGCTCGACCCTTCTTTCCACCATCCACCTCAATAAGCTGGTACACCTGATCCTGTCCGCCCTGGTGTACGAGCCGAATCAGCTCTTTTGCCGGGCCATGCTGTACCTGCATAACCCCAAAACCCGCACCTTGCAGGGAATGCTGGGCATCTGCCGGGATGATGCCCGCAGCCTGCGGGTGGTCGACATGAGTCCGGACAACCTGCTGACCGGCCATTGGGACCTCGATGACCTGGCCATGGAACGGCAGCGGCAGGCGGAATTCTGCTCCATGGTGCGTGCTTCACGGATCAATCTGGAGGAGGATTGCCCCATTGTTTCCCGGGCGGTGCGGGAGCGCCTTCCCTGCCGCATCAGCCACCGGGACTGCCTGGACTGCCGGGGCTGCGGTTTTGTCCGGCGGTTTGAGATGAGTACGTTTGCCATTGCTCCCCTGGTTACCCGTGACCGTCTGGTGGGGATCATTGTCGTCGACAACTGCCATGGTGAGCTGGCGATTGAGGATGACCAGTTGCGCCTGCTGCAACTCTTTGCCAACCAGTCCAGCATGGCGCTGGAGAACAGCCAGTTGTATCGCAACCTCGAACAGACCCACGCGGAGCTCCGCGATGCCCGCCAGCGCTTGGTACACGGTGCTCATCTTGCCGCGCTGGGTGAGATGGTCGCCTCCCTCTCCCACGAACTGAAAACGCCATTGGTCACCATCGGCGGCTTTGCCGCCCGGCTGGGAAAAATTCTGGAGGCTGAAACTCCTCAGCGGCAGTACCTGGATACGATCATCAGCGAAACCCAGCGCCTGGAGCACCTGCTGGGCGATATTCTTGCCTATTCCCGGAAGCCGACCATCTGCTACAGCTGTTTCGACCTGCGTGAGGTGGTCAAGGAAAGCGTCGACGACTATGCCATTGTCTTTGAGGAGCAGGGAATCACGTGCGATCTGCAGTTGCCGAAGGCGCGCTGGCCGGTCCTGGGGGATGCCCACCAGTTGAAACAGGTGTTTATCAATCTGCTGGTCAACGCCCAGGAGGCGATGCCCCACGGTGGCGTGCTGCGGATGAGCCTGAGCCGGGGCGATACGGAAAAACCCTCTGCGGTCATTGTGTTGCGCGACAGTGGTGGCGGCATCCCCGAAGGGTCGCTGACCAGCATCTTCACACCGTTCTTCACCACCAAGCAACGCGGTACCGGCCTGGGGCTGCCCATTGTCAACCGCATCATTCAGAACCATGGAGGCGTGATCACGGCCTGCAACTATCAGGGGGGTGCGGAGTTCAGGATTGTGCTGCCCCTTGCGGAATCGTCGGATGAGCCGGGGTAGCTGAGCCGTACAACCGTCGGGCGGCATCGGCTGCCGTGCTGGCCATCCCGCCTTTGGTGCCCTGTGAAAACAATCAACCGGTATCGGTAACTGGATACCTCATTTCGGGTATTGTGCATTGCGGATTGAAGGGTGTTAAAAGCTCACTGGATGTAAGTTACCGTATTTTTTGAAACTAATTTTGTTGCTGCTGTTTGGCACAGTCTCTGCTTTAGGTTAGGCAACACAATTTCCCAAGGAGGATGTACCCATGAAGAAGATGATCGCTACCCTGATCGCCACTGTTGCTTTCGCTGGTTTCGCTTTCGCCGCTGAGAAGCCGGCTGCTGCTCCGGCTGCCGACGCTGCTGCTCCGGCTGCTGCTGAGAAGG
The window above is part of the Trichlorobacter ammonificans genome. Proteins encoded here:
- a CDS encoding FG-GAP-like repeat-containing protein, whose product is MSYNIRKAMALLSLLAVMTACGDTQQQALLPNGSAAESAFTQKSSDTADSSMAISTEDAAVSLNATPDGLPVPPQVAEKLYGIAQTTGAVRVIVGFNAPPELPDGFMAEGTLGGGYKKNPAANQNAIAAQRASIQRIQDRILDRVSFKNKAKSKKFSSIPYMALEVDTADFQALLASPEVTHIQEDIAVPPMLTESVPLIGGSGGSFSGQSGSGQTVAILDTGVATGHPVFSGKIVSEACYSTAMSGQSTSVCPNGQNSQTGSGAGINCNTAITGCDHGTHVAAIAAGTTGVAKDAKIIAIQVFSNHSGRALSWSSDQIAALERVYALRSDYNIASVNMSLGGGGPYASSCDAGNAAFKAAVDNLRSVGIATVIASGNDGFTTGISSPACVSTAIAVGSTSKQNTVASYSNSSSLIKLLAPGSSIYAAVPGNTYAYKSGTSMATPHVAGAWAVMKSKKPTATVDEVLNTLIGTGVSIRDTRNNVTKPRIKLDTAVSQLVDVTPYIGDGKADILWRNPTTGQNSIWFMDTDGSRLASAALTTVAPPWAIASISDFNGDGKPDILWRNPTTGQNSVWIMDGTTRTGSVALTTVVSPWTIASVSDFNGDGKLDILWRNPTTGQNSVWIMDGTTRTGSVALTTVVSPWTIASVSDLNGDGKPDILWRNPSTGQNSAWIMDGTTRTSSVALTTVAAPWTIASVSGLNGDGKPDILWRNPSTGQNSVWIMDGTTRTSSVALTTVAAPWTIVAVADLNGDGKPDILWRNPSTGQNSVWIMDGTTRTSSVALTTVAAPWKIVGTSN
- a CDS encoding FprA family A-type flavoprotein — protein: MKGTVQIREGIHWVGVLHPELRVFDDLFPTEHGTTYNSYLIQGSEKTALIDTVKGKFTDLFMDKIRALIDPATIDYIIVNHAEPDHSGSLAYLLEQCPNATVVSSQAAKNFVGNMIHRPFASRVVKEGDTLDLGGRTLRFIMAPFLHWPDTIFTRLEEENLLFTCDAFGAHYCDTAHIFNDETDDFTAARHFYFDCIFRPFKDKVLAAVEKIRHDVIDMILPSHGPIIRTDPWKVIQQFEAWSKPTSFCKKIVLLYISPHGNTEKMAKAVVEGAASDGIEVACHHIVGMDTNELRTLLEEADALIFGIPTIARDIPAPMWNVLSALTSVKLKTTMAAVFGSYGWSGEACKMAEERLKGLGFKLVAEPVRTTFTPTADILEQCVELGRKVAGEVAQKG
- the radA gene encoding DNA repair protein RadA is translated as MRQKTVFSCSQCGCQSPKWLGKCPDCGAWNSMTEERLTAVPAQAGRTAGERAAPVPIDEVPPQAEVRLPCGIGELDRVLGGGLVPGSLVLIGGDPGIGKSTLLLQAMHHLAVAGDVLYVSGEESAAQTRLRGERLGLSGRPLLVLAENGLEEIVSRIEQVKPRAVVIDSIQTVWTRTLESAPGSVSQVRESAGRLMVLAKGSGIPIFIVGHVTKDGAIAGPRVLEHMVDTVLYFEGDRGHPYRILRAVKNRFGSTNEIGVFEMRAGGLDEVTNPSELFLSERPLDAPGSVVTASLEGSRPLLVEIQALVTPSSYGTPRRTTIGVDSNRLALLVAVLEKKAGLHLGGQDIFLNVAGGARLGEPAADLAIMLAVASSHLDRPLPQQMVVFGEVGLAGEIRAITQPELRIAEAAKLGFRDCLLPGGNVRRLDACRLQVQGVATVQEALRFLD
- the dksA gene encoding RNA polymerase-binding protein DksA; translated protein: MDAEKLEQFRLLLLDEMKALLSEADKTVHEMADDAAHFPDPTDRATQESDRTFELRIRDRERKLLGKIKEALGRIEDGTYGICEDCGAEISEARLKARPVTTQCIDCKIEEEQKEKRP
- a CDS encoding sensor histidine kinase, which gives rise to MAEPRDWLMTDAAESIAPLTAPLPRTRDLTTSFLFSSTLLSTIHLNKLVHLILSALVYEPNQLFCRAMLYLHNPKTRTLQGMLGICRDDARSLRVVDMSPDNLLTGHWDLDDLAMERQRQAEFCSMVRASRINLEEDCPIVSRAVRERLPCRISHRDCLDCRGCGFVRRFEMSTFAIAPLVTRDRLVGIIVVDNCHGELAIEDDQLRLLQLFANQSSMALENSQLYRNLEQTHAELRDARQRLVHGAHLAALGEMVASLSHELKTPLVTIGGFAARLGKILEAETPQRQYLDTIISETQRLEHLLGDILAYSRKPTICYSCFDLREVVKESVDDYAIVFEEQGITCDLQLPKARWPVLGDAHQLKQVFINLLVNAQEAMPHGGVLRMSLSRGDTEKPSAVIVLRDSGGGIPEGSLTSIFTPFFTTKQRGTGLGLPIVNRIIQNHGGVITACNYQGGAEFRIVLPLAESSDEPG